A stretch of the Medicago truncatula cultivar Jemalong A17 chromosome 5, MtrunA17r5.0-ANR, whole genome shotgun sequence genome encodes the following:
- the LOC25479861 gene encoding probable indole-3-acetic acid-amido synthetase GH3.1, translating into MAVDSTISSPLGPPACEKDAKALRFIEEMTRNADAVQERVLAEILSRNAETEYLKRFKLNGAIDRETFKTKIPVITYDDVQPEIQRIANGDRSPILSAHPISEFLTSSGTSAGERKLMPTIKEELDRRQLLYSLLMPVMNLYVPGLDKGKGLYFLFVKSETRTPGGLLARPVLTSYYKSEHFKTRPFDPYNVYTSPNEAILCPDSFQSMYTQMLCGLIERNQVLRLGAVFASGLLRAIRFLQLNWAELAHDIQTGTLNPKITDQKIKDHMKHFIKPDPKLASFVVQECSNENWEGIIIKIWPNTKYLDVIVTGAMAQYIPTLNYYSGGLPLSCTMYASSECYFGLNLNPMCKPSEVSYTIMPNMAYFEFLHHESGSTRTVGLTEVEVGKEYELVITTYAGLNRYRVGDILRVTGFHNSTPQFHFVRRKNVLLSIDSDKTDESELQKAVENASKLLSEFNTSVVEYTSYADTETIPGHYVIYWELLTKADSPSHEVLNMCCLEMEQSLNSVYRQCRVADHSIGPLEIRVVKSGTFEELMDYAISRGASINQYKVPRCVNFTPIMELLDSRVVSVHFSQDLPHWTPERIR; encoded by the exons ATGGCTGTTGACTCAACAATTTCATCACCATTAGGTCCACCTGCGTGTGAGAAAGACGCCAAGGCACTTCGATTCATCGAAGAGATGACTCGAAATGCCGATGCCGTTCAAGAAAGAGTGTTAGCTGAGATTCTAAGCAGAAACGCAGAGACAGAATACCTTAAACGCTTCAAACTTAACGGCGCCATCGACCGTGAAACATTCAAGACAAAGATTCCTGTCATCACGTACGATGATGTTCAACCAGAGATTCAGCGTATCGCCAATGGTGATCGCTCTCCAATTCTCTCTGCTCATCCCATCTCTGAATTCCTAACAAG TTCTGGTACTTCAGCTGGTGAAAGAAAACTGATGCCAACAATTAAGGAAGAGTTGGATCGTCGCCAGCTTCTATACAGCCTTCTCATGCCAGTTATGAACCT TTATGTACCAGGCTTGGACAAAGGAAAAGGTTTATACTTTTTGTTTGTGAAGTCAGAAACAAGGACACCAGGTGGTTTATTGGCCCGCCCGGTTCTCACAAGTTACTACAAAAGTGAACATTTCAAAACCCGACCCTTTGACCCGTACAATGTCTACACAAGTCCAAATGAAGCCATTCTCTGCCCCGACTCATTCCAAAGCATGTATACTCAAATGCTATGTGGACTCATAGAACGCAACCAAGTCCTCCGCCTCGGCGCTGTCTTTGCCTCTGGTCTCCTCCGAGCAATTAGGTTCCTTCAGCTCAATTGGGCCGAACTAGCCCACGACATTCAAACCGGGACCTTAAATCCTAAAATCACTGACCAAAAGATAAAAGATCACATGAAACATTTTATCAAACCCGACCCAAAATTGGCATCATTTGTGGTGCAAGAATGCTCAAATGAAAATTGGGAAGGAATAATCATAAAGATTTGGCCTAACACCAAATATTTAGATGTCATTGTAACTGGTGCTATGGCTCAATACATTCCAACACTTAATTACTACAGTGGTGGGTTACCTCTTTCATGTACTATGTATGCTTCCTCAGAATGCTACTTTGGACTTAACCTTAATCCAATGTGCAAACCATCTGAGGTTTCATACACCATCATGCCAAACATGGCCTACTTTGAATTCCTACATCATGAATCAGGGTCAACTAGAACTGTTGGCCTTACTGAGGTGGAAGTTGGAAAAGAGTATGAGCTTGTGATCACAACCTACGCCGGATTGAACCGTTACAGAGTTGGTGACATTCTCCGTGTCACCGGGTTTCATAACTCAACACCACAATTCCATTTTGTGCGTCGAAAGAATGTGTTGCTTAGTATTGATTCGGATAAAACAGATGAGTCAGAGCTACAAAAAGCCGTGGAGAATGCTTCAAAGTTACTATCCGAGTTTAACACGAGTGTGGTTGAGTACACGAGTTACGCAGACACGGAGACCATACCGGGTCATTATGTGATATATTGGGAGTTGTTGACAAAAGCAGACTCCCCGAGTCATGAGGTGTTGAATATGTGTTGTTTGGAAATGGAGCAATCGTTGAATTCTGTTTATAGGCAATGTAGGGTTGCTGATCATTCAATTGGACCATTGGAGATAAGGGTTGTGAAGAGTGGAACTTTTGAGGAGCTTATGGATTATGCAATCTCAAGAGGTGCTTCAATAAATCAATATAAAGTTCCAAGGTGTGTTAATTTTACTCCTATAATGGAGCTTTTGGACTCTAGGGTGGTCTCTGTTCACTTTAGCCAAGATTTGCCACATTGGACCCCTGAAAGGATACGTTGA